Proteins encoded in a region of the Prunus persica cultivar Lovell chromosome G4, Prunus_persica_NCBIv2, whole genome shotgun sequence genome:
- the LOC18778986 gene encoding NAC domain-containing protein 86 has protein sequence MAPMSLPPGFRFHPTDEELVAYYLDRKINGLTIELEIIPEVDLYKCEPWDLPDKSFLPSKDMEWYFYSPRDRKYPNGSRTNRATRAGYWKATGKDRAVNSQRRAVGMKKTLVYYRGRAPHGIRTNWVMHEYRLVDSVCGNASSSLKDSYALCRVFKKTIQMPKNNKEEKPIGIDNAENDSVWVSSNEQLLMEDNSGINETASRGIETDQDENYSNHDYPKFLSDTSSSDLTQGTPTENGMADDFQAPFASDEANSSAHLSFGVHCSSNLIDQETYIPHNESLLNNYQFPYPPLELEDFPQINLAAETNASKPEIIDDYMSYDKFKDYMNGTFEEIFSLCSSQDNSAALPMQEL, from the exons ATGGCACCCATGAGCCTTCCTCCTGGATTCAGATTTCACCCAACAGATGAAGAACTTGTTGCTTACTATCTAGATAGAAAAATCAATGGCCTCACCATTGAGCTAGAAATAATCCCAGAAGTCGACCTCTACAAATGTGAACCCTGGGATTTGCCAG ATAAGTCATTTTTGCCGAGCAAAGACATGGAGTGGTACTTCTACAGCCCAAGGGATAGGAAGTACCCAAACGGGTCAAGAACGAATCGGGCAACTCGAGCTGGGTACTGGAAAGCCACCGGAAAAGACCGGGCGGTGAACAGTCAACGGCGTGCTGTTGGGATGAAGAAGACATTGGTGTATTATAGAGGCAGAGCCCCCCACGGCATTAGAACCAACTGGGTTATGCATGAGTACCGGCTGGTTGACTCTGTGTGTGGCAATGCATCATCATCTCTAAag GACTCTTACGCATTGTGCCGCGttttcaagaaaacaataCAAATGCCCAAGAACAACAAAGAAGAGAAGCCAATTGGGATTGATAATGCAGAGAATGATTCAGTTTGGGTCTCCAGTAATGAACAGTTATTAATGGAAGACAATAGTGGGATTAATGAGACAGCTTCAAGAGGGATTGAGACTGATCAAGATGAGAATTATTCCAATCATGATTATCCCAAATTTCTCTCTGACACTTCTTCTTCAGATCTCACTCAAGGGACACCAACTGAAAATGGCATGGCAGATGATTTTCAAGCTCCATTTGCCTCTGATGAAGCGAACAGTTCTGCTCATCTCTCTTTTGGTGTTCACTGCTCCTCAAATCTAATTGATCAG GAAACATATATACCACACAATGAAAGCTTATTGAATAACTATCAATTTCCTTACCCACCCTTAGAACTTGAAGACTTCCCGCAGATCAATTTAGCTGCAGAGACGAATGCATCGAAGCCTGAAATCATCGACGACTACATGTCGTATGACAAATTCAAGGATTACATGAATGGAACATTTGAAGAAATCTTCTCTTTATGTTCCTCTCAAGACAACTCTGCTGCCCTCCCCATGCAAGAATTATAA
- the LOC18780806 gene encoding myb-related protein 330, whose translation MGHRCCGKQKVKRGLWSPEEDEKLIKHITIRGHGSWSSVPKHAGLQRCGKSCRLRWINYLRPELKRGSFTPEEEQIIIDVHRILGNRWAQIAKHLPGRTDNEVKNFWNSCIKKKLMSQGLDPKTHNLISSHQRSSNKIGGSSRPQPHDRQKPISVNFTTVNSQKKNCSAELNSSSSPIVTLYNAQQPPMVQTMATPPTHQYHDDQNPNAAWTSVKDPTFYEPSAENISSSSSSSMNLSVFGLLDNSNCLYAAGAQPFEAPRILLEGEQSKGSEEVLQQEKENLLEMEMIKAIDQDMDASLMESSSFDFSFLESTLMSTGVTSHDLNSMADFAWNY comes from the exons ATGGGCCATCGCTGCTGTGGCAAACAGAAGGTCAAGAGAGGTCTGTGGTCAcctgaagaagatgagaagcTCATCAAACACATCACCATCCGCGGCCATGGCAGTTGGAGTTCTGTCCCAAAACATGCAG GCTTGCAGAGATGTGGCAAGAGTTGCAGGTTGAGGTGGATAAACTATTTGAGACCAGAACTGAAAAGGGGCTCCTTTACTCCTGAGGAAGAACAGATTATCATTGATGTTCACAGAATTTTAGGCAACAG ATGGGCTCAGATAGCCAAGCACCTCCCTGGAAGGACAGACAATGAGGTGAAGAATTTCTGGAATTCATGCATTAAGAAAAAGCTCATGTCACAAGGTTTGGACCCAAAAACCCATAACTTGATCTCTTCTCATCAGAGATCATCTAATAAGATTGGAGGCAGCAGCAGACCACAACCCCATGACCGACAGAAACCCATTTCAGTAAATTTCACTACTGTGAATTCACAGAAGAAAAATTGTTCAGCAGAATTAAACTCGTCATCATCACCTATAGTAACATTGTACAATGCTCAACAACCTCCAATGGTCCAAACCATGGCCACACCACCCACTCATCAATATCATGATGATCAAAACCCTAATGCTGCTTGGACTAGTGTTAAGGATCCTACCTTCTATGAACCATCTGCAGAAAACATTtcctcttcatcatcttcctcaaTGAACCTATCAGTGTTTGGGCTCTTGGATAATAGTAATTGCCTCTATGCTGCTGGTGCTCAGCCCTTTGAGGCCCCAAGAATATTATTAGAGGGAGAGCAATCGAAGGGATCAGAAGAAGTACTGCagcaagaaaaggaaaacctCTTGGAGATGGAAATGATCAAGGCTATTGATCAGGACATGGATGCTTCATTGATGGAGAGCTCTAGCTTTGACTTTAGCTTTTTGGAGTCTACACTTATGTCTACAGGAGTAACATCTCATGATCTGAACTCTATGGCTGATTTTGCATGGAACTATTAG
- the LOC18779758 gene encoding la-related protein 1, whose amino-acid sequence MRGGTAIGIGRKLTNPPSSLSISKQTLIPFSTSSNSGGGRGRGRGGPFPSTPARFDFTPPPRVPGQPDSDDPKPDPPPSAPGLGHGRGKPLPTFSSFVSAIKPNSGTGRGQPSQVQSIPESRDPVAPDAGPSKPIKPIFFVRGDGSDPALPGSGRGKPMNFTRPEVQVKEENRHIQARPEPDPNQPRTRPRGPKLTREEAVKQALGILAQDGAEGDDVGGGGGSGRGRGRGMRGRGRGRGRGRGDFRMSERGDRRRGKDSDGSYASGLYLGDNADGEKLAKKLGPEIMNKLVERFEEMSSEVLPSPLDDAYVDAMHTNFMIECEPEYLMGEFNKNPDIDEKPPISLRDALEKMKPFLMAYENIESQEEWEEVVNETMERVPLLKEIVDHYSGPDRVTAKKQQEELERVAKTLPAKVPDSVKRFTDRAVLSLQSNPGWGFDRKCQFMDKLVAKVSQHYN is encoded by the exons ATGCGAGGCGGAACCGCCATTGGAATAGGAAGGAAGCTCACGAACCCACCATCAAGCCTCTCCATTTCCAAACAAACCCTAATCCCCTTCTCCACTTCCTCCAACAGTGGCGGTGGCCGAGGTAGGGGTCGCGGCGGTCCATTTCCCTCGACTCCTGCCCGATTCGACTTCACTCCCCCACCTCGCGTCCCTGGTCAACCAGACTCCGACGACCCCAAACCTGACCCACCCCCGTCCGCGCCCGGACTCGGCCATGGCCGCGGCAAACCCTTACCTACCTTCTCTTCCTTCGTCTCTGCCATCAAACCCAATTCAGGAACTGGTCGTGGCCAGCCGAGTCAAGTGCAATCCATCCCCGAATCACGTGATCCGGTGGCTCCTGATGCCGGACCCAGCAAACCCATTAAACCCATTTTCTTCGTAAGGGGAGATGGGTCCGACCCGGCGTTGCCCGGTAGCGGGCGGGGAAAACCCATGAATTTTACCCGCCCGGAGGTTCAAGTTAAGGAGGAGAACCGGCATATTCAGGCCCGACCCGAACCGGATCCGAACCAGCCTAGAACCAGGCCCAGAGGTCCGAAGTTGACCCGGGAAGAGGCGGTGAAGCAAGCGCTGGGGATATTGGCACAGGATGGTGCTGAAGGAGAtgatgttggtggtggtggtggcagtggCAGAGGCAGAGGCAGAGGGATGAGAGGCAGAGGAAGAGGCCGAGGCAGAGGAAGAGGAGATTTTAGAATGAGTGAGAGAGGGGATAGGAGAAGGGGTAAGGATTCGGATGGTAGCTATGCTTCAGGGCTCTATCTTGGGGACAATGCTGATGGGGAGAAGCTGGCTAAGAAGCTTGGCCCTGAGATTATGAATAAATTGGTCGAAAGGTTTGAGGAGATGAGTAGTGAAGTGCTGCCTTCGCCTTTGGATGACGCGTATGTGGATGCCATGCATACCAATTTTATG ATAGAGTGTGAACCAGAGTATCTGATGGGAGAGTTTAATAAAAACCCGGATATTGATGAGAAGCCACCTATTTCTCTCAGGGATGCTCTTGAGAAGATGAAGCCTTTCTTGATGGCGTATGAGAATATTGAAAGTCAAGAGGAGTGGGAg GAAGTCGTGAACGAGACTATGGAAAGAGTTCCATTGTTGAAAGAAATTGTTGATCATTACAGTGGGCCAGATAGGGTAACTGCAAagaaacaacaagaagagTTAGAAAGAGTTGCAAAAACTCTTCCTGCAAAGGTACCTGATTCTGTAAAGCGGTTCACTGATCGTGCAGTGCTTTCTCTCCAG AGCAACCCTGGCTGGGGATTTGACAGGAAATGCCAGTTCATGGATAAGCTTGTGGCGAAGGTTTCCCAACACTACAACTAA